The window TCTAAAAAAAATGACCCGGGTTCGCCAAAATAAAAATAAGTTTAAATCAGAGAAATCCGCCGGTCTCTCCGCAGAGGATAACCCTAAGATTTATACCGGAAAAGAACTAAGAAACACCCTCATTCTCCCGTCTTTGAAAAAAAATCTGGATTTTCTTAAAGAAATGTTGGGCGCCAATGTGGATCTGGTTATCCGGGATATTCAGATTGGCCGCAGCGAGATTAGACCTGCCGCCCTGCTCTATTTTGACAACCTTACGGACTCCTCCCTGCTGGATCAGCATGTTTTGCGCCCTCTGGTTTTAGAAGTCTATGCCACCGGCCTGCGCACCGGTCCGGAAATCATTGATCAATTGGAAGCCGGCAACCTGATCACCCGGGCCGAGTTAAAAAAGGTGGAAAACTTTGACGCCCTGCTGGACGGTTTGCTGATCGGTGAAGTGGCGCTCCTTATTGACGGGTTCCCCTACGCTGTGTCCATCAGCATTAAAGGCTATAAATCCAGAAATGTGGCGGAACCCGATTCGGAACCGGTGGTCCGAGGGCCCAGGGATTCCTTTGTGGAAACCCTGAGCACCAACATCTCCTTAATTCGCAGAAGATTGCAGAGTCCCAACCTGGTCTTTGAACCCATAACCCTTGGCTATATTACCAAAACGAAGGTTTCCATGGCTTATCTGCGGGGGGTTTGTTCCCCGGATTTGGTCCGTGAAGTCCGCACCCGTTTAAAAAGAATTCATATCGACGGCGTGCTGGAAAGCGGTTACCTGGAAGAATTAATCCAGGATCACCCTTATTCGCCCTTTCCCCAGGTGGGTGTCACCGAGCGCCCGGACCGTGCCGCAGCCGGCCTTTTAGAGGGACGTGTGGTCATTCTTACGGACAATACGCCCATGGCCCTGTTGGCACCGGGGGAGTTTTTTTCTTTAATGCAGGCGGCGGAAGATTATTACAACCGCTATATTTTTTCAACTTTAATCCGCTTCTTTCGCTATACCGCCTTTATCATGGCTCTGCTGCTGCCTGCCGCTTACATTGCCATCACCACTTATCACCAGGAGATGATCCCCACCCAACTGCTGGTCAGCATCATGGCCGCCCGGCTGGGGGTTCCCTTTCCGGCCTTTTTGGAAGCTCTGCTGATGGAATTTTCCTTTGAACTGCTGCGGGAAGCCGGAGTCCGACTGCCCAGACCGGTGGGCCAGGCCGTCAGCATTGTAGGCGCTCTGGTGATCGGACAGGCTGCGGTGCAGGCTTCCCTGGTATCCCCTTTGATGGTAATTGTGGTGGCTGTAACTGGGATTGCCAATTTCACCATTCCCCAGTTCAATATTTCCGTGGCCATACGAACCCTGCGCTTTCCCTTAATGCTTTTAGCCGCCTTTCTGGGTCTGTACGGTGTAATGACCGGCGTGCTACTTCTATTGCTGCACATGTTTTCTTTAAGAAGCTTTGGGGTTCCTTACCTTTCCCCGCTGTCTCCCTTTAAACCCGGGGATTTGAAGGATGTGGCTGTGCGGGCTCCCTGGTGGACCTTAACCCGCCGCCCCTCGGAAACCGCCGATGCTTCCCTCAGAATGACTCCCGGTCAGATACCCCATCCTCCTAAAAAAGGAAGTGATCCCTCATGATGAAGAAAGTCATCATTCTGCTGGTGATTTGTCTTTTTCTTCCCGGCTGCTGGGATTTAACGGAACCAGAAAAACTGGGTCTGGTTATGGCCCTGGGAGTGGACCTGGCCGAGAACAATCAAATTGAGCTGATTTGCGCCGAAGTAAATGTGCGTGCGGTAGCCGGCGGGGGTATGGGAAGCAACGGCGCTACCGTTGAACCCCCCTTCCATATTCACTCCGGCACCGGCATCACCATTTTTGACGCCATTCGAAGAATGTCCAGGGAAGCCGCCTACCGGTTGTTTTTCGGACATATTCAAGCCATCATTCTTTCCGAAGAACTGGCAACCACCCGGGGTATTCGACCGGTTATTGATTTTTTTGAACGGGATCCCGAAATGCGGCGGGGCACTTGGCTGCTGATCGCCAAAAAGGGGCAACTGACCAAGGTGCTTACCTCAGATATGCCGATCAAGGACAGTAAAGGCCAGTTTTTGGCAGGCATCATTAAACACCGGGAAAGAAGTTCCTTTTATGCGCCCAACCGGCTGGGGGATTTTGTAGAATTTTTTACGGAGCAGGGTCATGAAACCTATACCGCCGGAGTCATTGTAACCTCCGTCCCCTCCGAAGAGAATCCTGCCTCTACCGGTAATCCCTCCAAACCCCAAACCGCTGATTTAGCTGTTCTGGATACCGCTATTTTTAAAAACGATAAAATGGTTGGCTGGTTTAATGACAGGGAGAGCCGGGGATTGTTGTGGGTCAAGGGACAGGTACGGGGCGGGGTGATCAACGCCCCCTGGAAGGATCAGCAAATTGCCTTGGAAATTTTATCCTCCCAGGCCCAGGTGAAGCCGGTCATTGTGGATGGAAAAATTCAATTCAATATTCATATCAAGGTAAAGTCCAATATTGGAGAAAGTCAAACTGATTTAGACTTCAGCCAAACCAAAGTGATTGAAGAAATTCAAAAATTGCAGTCTCAAGAGGTGAAAAAAGAAATTGTCATGGCTTTTAACAAATCCAAGGAATTGGAAAGCGACCC is drawn from Desulforamulus ruminis DSM 2154 and contains these coding sequences:
- a CDS encoding spore germination protein; translated protein: MIKFLKKMTRVRQNKNKFKSEKSAGLSAEDNPKIYTGKELRNTLILPSLKKNLDFLKEMLGANVDLVIRDIQIGRSEIRPAALLYFDNLTDSSLLDQHVLRPLVLEVYATGLRTGPEIIDQLEAGNLITRAELKKVENFDALLDGLLIGEVALLIDGFPYAVSISIKGYKSRNVAEPDSEPVVRGPRDSFVETLSTNISLIRRRLQSPNLVFEPITLGYITKTKVSMAYLRGVCSPDLVREVRTRLKRIHIDGVLESGYLEELIQDHPYSPFPQVGVTERPDRAAAGLLEGRVVILTDNTPMALLAPGEFFSLMQAAEDYYNRYIFSTLIRFFRYTAFIMALLLPAAYIAITTYHQEMIPTQLLVSIMAARLGVPFPAFLEALLMEFSFELLREAGVRLPRPVGQAVSIVGALVIGQAAVQASLVSPLMVIVVAVTGIANFTIPQFNISVAIRTLRFPLMLLAAFLGLYGVMTGVLLLLLHMFSLRSFGVPYLSPLSPFKPGDLKDVAVRAPWWTLTRRPSETADASLRMTPGQIPHPPKKGSDPS
- a CDS encoding Ger(x)C family spore germination protein, with the translated sequence MMKKVIILLVICLFLPGCWDLTEPEKLGLVMALGVDLAENNQIELICAEVNVRAVAGGGMGSNGATVEPPFHIHSGTGITIFDAIRRMSREAAYRLFFGHIQAIILSEELATTRGIRPVIDFFERDPEMRRGTWLLIAKKGQLTKVLTSDMPIKDSKGQFLAGIIKHRERSSFYAPNRLGDFVEFFTEQGHETYTAGVIVTSVPSEENPASTGNPSKPQTADLAVLDTAIFKNDKMVGWFNDRESRGLLWVKGQVRGGVINAPWKDQQIALEILSSQAQVKPVIVDGKIQFNIHIKVKSNIGESQTDLDFSQTKVIEEIQKLQSQEVKKEIVMAFNKSKELESDPFGFGRHFYASFPQQWNQIKEQWYEYYPNIALNITVDSEISRIGIISKTARKSDGKEE